From the Sediminitomix flava genome, one window contains:
- a CDS encoding alkane 1-monooxygenase — protein MLRPLRYSIIFSLPLAVFLAFYLKGLWTFFPLVYSFGIIPFLELFIPPSTGNKSDEEYKSLLSNKSYDLVLYMAAFVHIGFLFYFLWIIQSPMQTWELIGCIISMGILCGTMGINLAHELGHRKTKGEQRLGQALLLTSLYMHFYIEHNRGHHRYVSTPQDPATSRLGEPLYAFWFRSMYKGYLSAWHLEKERLAKKKSSPFNLSNEFLQFQVVQIGLLVAVFVYGGWLSLAAFFSAAVIGILLLETVNYIEHYGLIRHKKKEHYERVQPWHSWNSDHVIGRTLLFELSRHSDHHYMASRKYQILRHFDDSPQMPTGYPGMMLLSAIPPLWFGVMNPRVEKYNAFGKKKFEEKINAKA, from the coding sequence ATGCTACGACCACTCCGATATTCAATTATTTTCAGCTTACCATTGGCTGTTTTTTTAGCCTTTTACCTCAAAGGTCTATGGACTTTTTTTCCATTAGTCTACTCATTTGGTATTATTCCGTTTCTCGAGTTATTCATTCCGCCATCTACAGGCAATAAGTCTGATGAAGAATACAAATCGCTACTTTCCAACAAGAGTTATGATCTTGTTTTGTACATGGCTGCCTTTGTGCATATAGGTTTCCTTTTTTACTTTTTATGGATTATTCAAAGTCCTATGCAAACATGGGAGTTGATTGGTTGTATCATTTCTATGGGGATTTTATGTGGAACAATGGGAATTAATCTGGCTCATGAACTTGGACATAGAAAAACCAAAGGCGAACAAAGATTAGGACAGGCATTATTGCTAACATCATTGTATATGCACTTTTATATTGAACATAACAGAGGTCACCATCGCTATGTGAGTACTCCTCAAGACCCTGCCACTTCCAGATTAGGAGAACCTCTTTATGCCTTTTGGTTTCGTTCAATGTACAAAGGATACTTATCTGCTTGGCATTTAGAAAAAGAGAGATTAGCCAAAAAGAAAAGCTCTCCCTTTAATCTTTCGAATGAATTCTTACAATTCCAAGTCGTTCAAATCGGATTGTTAGTAGCTGTATTTGTTTATGGTGGATGGCTGAGTTTAGCCGCTTTTTTTAGCGCAGCTGTTATCGGTATATTACTCTTGGAAACAGTCAATTATATTGAACATTATGGACTGATAAGACATAAGAAAAAAGAGCATTACGAAAGAGTACAACCTTGGCACTCATGGAATTCTGATCATGTGATCGGACGAACACTACTTTTTGAATTATCACGACATTCAGATCATCATTATATGGCGAGTAGAAAATATCAGATTCTGAGACACTTCGATGACAGTCCTCAAATGCCAACAGGCTATCCTGGTATGATGCTCTTGTCAGCCATTCCTCCGCTTTGGTTTGGAGTCATGAATCCTAGAGTAGAAAAGTACAATGCCTTCGGAAAAAAGAAATTTGAAGAAAAAATAAATGCGAAAGCTTAA
- the sseA gene encoding 3-mercaptopyruvate sulfurtransferase codes for MNTAEKLPNPIVSVEWLSEHLEHPNLILLDATIPKPGSKEKYIPTEVIGTAQFFDINNAFSDKSSSLPHTMPSVAQFEEEAQKLGINQDSWVVVYDALGTYSSPRAWWMFKAMGFSNVSVLDGGLPTWKAKNFPTKSYEKNEAKGDFKAVLKEELIKDKNAVLTALEDEAKSILDARSAGRFDGTAPEPRVGLRSGHMPNAKSLPFTDLQLEGQMKTKEDLKSIFNDKKVEQEMIFSCGSGVTACILALGATIAGYDKLSVYDGSWSEWGQEELDLPVVK; via the coding sequence ATGAATACAGCTGAAAAATTACCAAATCCGATCGTAAGTGTTGAGTGGTTGAGTGAGCATTTAGAACATCCTAACCTTATTCTTTTAGATGCTACGATTCCGAAGCCAGGAAGTAAAGAGAAGTATATTCCAACTGAAGTCATTGGTACGGCTCAGTTTTTTGATATCAATAATGCTTTTTCAGATAAATCATCTTCTCTTCCGCATACAATGCCATCAGTTGCTCAGTTTGAAGAAGAAGCTCAAAAACTAGGGATAAATCAAGATAGTTGGGTTGTGGTTTACGATGCTCTTGGTACTTACTCTAGCCCTCGTGCATGGTGGATGTTTAAGGCAATGGGATTTTCTAATGTGTCTGTACTTGATGGAGGATTACCAACTTGGAAGGCGAAAAATTTTCCAACAAAGTCTTATGAAAAGAACGAAGCTAAAGGGGATTTTAAAGCAGTCTTGAAAGAAGAGTTAATCAAGGATAAAAATGCGGTTTTAACTGCATTGGAAGATGAAGCAAAATCTATTTTAGATGCTCGTTCGGCAGGTAGATTTGATGGAACAGCTCCCGAACCTAGAGTAGGGCTGAGGTCTGGACATATGCCAAATGCGAAAAGTTTACCGTTCACGGACTTACAGTTGGAAGGTCAAATGAAGACTAAGGAAGATCTGAAGTCGATATTTAATGATAAGAAGGTAGAACAGGAGATGATATTTTCTTGTGGTTCTGGAGTGACAGCTTGTATTTTGGCATTAGGAGCTACCATTGCGGGTTATGACAAGCTAAGTGTTTATGATGGGTCTTGGAGTGAGTGGGGGCAAGAAGAGTTAGATTTACCTGTGGTGAAGTAG
- a CDS encoding c-type cytochrome has translation MNYYGFLGLISLLFSVLSFNETQPPSKEESMKAGKDTYKKLCAYCHQENGQGVKGLYPPLAKADYLFNDIDRGIHIIKYGKEGAIKVNGEEYNGYMSELGLSDEEVRDVTNYILNTWGNEHEMISLEKVQSIKR, from the coding sequence ATGAATTATTACGGTTTTTTAGGTTTAATTTCATTACTATTTTCAGTACTAAGCTTCAATGAAACTCAACCTCCTTCTAAGGAAGAGAGTATGAAAGCTGGAAAAGATACTTATAAAAAACTTTGTGCCTATTGTCACCAAGAAAACGGACAAGGCGTAAAAGGACTTTACCCACCTTTAGCAAAAGCTGACTACCTATTCAATGATATTGATAGAGGTATTCATATCATTAAATATGGCAAAGAGGGAGCAATTAAAGTGAACGGCGAAGAATATAATGGTTATATGTCTGAACTAGGTCTTAGCGACGAAGAAGTTCGTGACGTTACAAACTACATCTTGAACACTTGGGGAAATGAACACGAAATGATTTCCTTAGAAAAAGTTCAATCGATTAAGAGATAA
- a CDS encoding 7TMR-DISM family protein yields MVPSVGPESDVQREILVDAEDVFTYRDELGDKKIQDILKLPDSLWASQEGKTVAVIPNTTYVYWVKLDLESDFFENGHWLLELLDSHVNDLTAFCLTDTLEEFKPIGVDHNFAERHYRHKNFIFDIPKTSEKVTVYFRYRTDFYSALLFKIWPNNEFLSYSNGEYYLLGAFYGILILLAVYNLFFFFSLKERFYLYYVLFVLASVFVGLTEDRTGFQYYWETFPFLNAITDKWTPLYFMVSSVLFATSFLRMRKKSRLGWQLIWTSVGMNILYFIYYFNSYNFLWASPVYILPFLIIFVYAIKYQRVGNVQERYFLIGFTFVLIAASIMSFRSQGLAIFYTILGVYTFNFSLILKVVFFSIALAERYRIMKKEHAESQQRVIDQLRENERIIEQKVVERTEQIREQKQIIETNNKELASANSLLENQAEQLKEQSLEIARMNELLRGENLQLQENVEELATARVLVKDVGFAEFSKIFPDDDACYKYLAKVKWSKGYACKKCANEKYSEVAKYGHRCTKCGFNESTTNATIFHRLHFPIQKAFYMLYLVYSHQGDITSTELSKLLDLRQNTCWKFSKKIKERLSRVNDNNEDGWKVLIQD; encoded by the coding sequence ATGGTGCCTAGTGTAGGACCAGAAAGTGACGTTCAACGCGAAATCTTAGTAGATGCTGAAGATGTTTTTACTTATCGAGATGAGCTTGGAGATAAAAAAATTCAAGATATCCTGAAACTGCCAGATTCGCTGTGGGCGTCTCAAGAGGGTAAAACAGTTGCAGTAATTCCCAATACGACCTATGTCTATTGGGTAAAGCTTGATCTTGAAAGTGATTTCTTTGAAAATGGACACTGGCTTTTAGAATTATTGGATAGCCATGTCAATGATCTTACTGCTTTTTGTTTGACGGACACACTCGAGGAGTTCAAACCAATTGGCGTTGATCATAATTTTGCAGAAAGGCATTATCGTCATAAAAACTTCATCTTTGATATTCCGAAGACGAGTGAAAAAGTGACGGTTTATTTTCGATATAGAACGGACTTCTATTCGGCACTCCTTTTTAAAATTTGGCCCAATAATGAATTTCTGAGTTATAGTAATGGAGAGTATTATTTATTAGGTGCTTTCTACGGAATATTGATCCTGTTAGCTGTTTATAACCTCTTTTTCTTCTTTTCATTAAAAGAGCGATTCTATCTGTATTATGTTCTGTTTGTATTAGCGAGTGTTTTCGTTGGTTTAACAGAAGATCGAACAGGTTTTCAATACTACTGGGAGACATTTCCATTTCTTAATGCTATCACAGATAAATGGACTCCTCTTTATTTTATGGTGAGTTCCGTCCTTTTTGCGACCTCCTTTCTTCGAATGCGAAAGAAAAGTAGACTTGGGTGGCAACTGATATGGACTTCTGTAGGAATGAATATTTTGTACTTCATATATTATTTCAATTCCTATAATTTCTTGTGGGCTTCGCCTGTATATATTCTTCCGTTCTTAATCATTTTTGTATATGCTATCAAATACCAACGAGTAGGAAATGTACAAGAACGCTACTTTTTGATTGGTTTCACTTTTGTATTGATTGCGGCAAGCATTATGTCCTTCCGTTCGCAAGGGCTAGCCATTTTCTATACAATTCTTGGAGTATATACTTTCAATTTCAGCCTGATACTGAAAGTGGTCTTCTTTTCAATTGCTTTAGCTGAACGCTATCGCATCATGAAAAAAGAACATGCCGAGAGTCAGCAGAGAGTGATTGATCAATTACGTGAAAATGAAAGAATCATTGAACAGAAGGTAGTTGAAAGAACTGAGCAGATCAGAGAACAGAAGCAAATCATTGAAACAAACAATAAAGAATTAGCTAGCGCAAACTCACTTCTAGAAAATCAAGCAGAGCAATTGAAAGAGCAATCTTTAGAAATTGCAAGGATGAACGAACTGCTCAGAGGTGAAAATTTACAACTTCAGGAAAATGTAGAGGAATTAGCCACTGCTCGGGTTTTGGTTAAGGATGTAGGTTTTGCTGAATTCAGTAAGATTTTCCCAGATGACGATGCTTGTTACAAGTACTTGGCTAAAGTGAAGTGGTCAAAAGGATATGCTTGTAAAAAGTGCGCCAATGAGAAATATTCAGAAGTAGCTAAATACGGACATCGTTGTACGAAGTGTGGCTTTAATGAGTCTACTACAAATGCAACTATTTTTCACAGGCTTCATTTCCCGATACAAAAAGCATTTTATATGCTTTACCTAGTTTATAGCCATCAGGGAGATATCACTTCGACAGAGCTTTCAAAACTTTTAGACTTGCGACAAAACACCTGTTGGAAGTTCAGTAAAAAGATAAAAGAAAGATTGAGTAGAGTGAATGATAATAATGAGGATGGATGGAAAGTTCTGATTCAAGATTAG
- a CDS encoding SusC/RagA family TonB-linked outer membrane protein, translating to MFRFFCCSISKLKPWLAFVAAWMLTSTTFAQERMVEGKIISGEDNQPLPGVSILVQGTKTGTITDFDGMYKIAIPEGGTTLVFSYIGYVGQEVEVGNQTNIDITLTPDAEQLDEIVVVGYGVQKKSVVTGAIASVKEADIVKTPVVEAGQALQGRTPGVTVVGNSGQPGAGFDIRVRGTGSNGNNTPLYVVDGLQLDNIDHLNPGDISSIEVLKDAASAAVYGSRGANGVVIVTTKKGKAGKLTVNYDGYYGVQSAWRKAPVLNAKEYMILHNEGAMHANKSLPFSAEEMSSNMVDTDWQDQIYDTAPITNHTVQVSGGSEVSSYLASVNYFGQQGFVAPEKSQFDRFTMRLNSSHQLSDYVKFGQNLSYTRSTKQGINEQNEFGSVLQNAILHDPLTPAIITNPEIAAEYSSLSPSAVRDANGNYYGISQRNLREIVNPLARIQNTYDENIHSSLYGNGFLEVTPGIEGLKVRTDVGFKLSNGNNRGYTPEAYYNVVNTVTADGVWQGSYENVELQWENIVSYDKTIDKHTFGVLLGTTLIDRQGKWFSGNRTNLQIKGWDYAYLANGADDETQKSNSGFWQHRMLSYFGRLTYNYDEKYMLNAVLRYDGSTNFGTNNQFGLFTSIQGGWVVSRENFLVDNDVLTFLKLRAGYGETGNESIEAFAYLPLVGATTNYIIGSAETPTTGFAQNKLANPNLQWEHAQEVNFGIDAGLWNDKLTMNLDAYQRTRKNLLGLQPIPAYTGIGQPSANLGEVRNQGIELALAYRKREGDFHYEIAANVAYNDNEVQKVATGDGRIYGDGAFQYDGQLVMEQGHALPYFYGYKTNGIIQNQTEADAYNEAFGQKAVPGDIRFVDTNGDGVIDGDDRTDIGDPQHDWTFGLNISMDYKGFDFSMFWQGQQGAMLFNATQRLELVADQNYNARYLNRWTGEGSTNSFPRFTHNDTNGNFTRINDMVHLEDASYLRLKNIQIGYTLPQNICAKAGMTKARFYLSVQNAFTFTEYTGLDPEVGHGSAMGIGFDRGSYPQARTFLLGTNISF from the coding sequence ATGTTTAGATTTTTTTGTTGTAGTATATCTAAGCTTAAACCCTGGCTTGCTTTCGTAGCAGCTTGGATGCTTACTTCAACTACATTTGCTCAAGAGCGAATGGTTGAAGGGAAAATTATTTCGGGAGAAGATAATCAACCGCTACCAGGTGTATCAATCCTTGTTCAAGGAACAAAAACAGGTACTATCACTGACTTCGATGGTATGTACAAAATAGCCATCCCAGAAGGCGGTACTACTTTAGTATTTTCTTATATCGGATATGTAGGGCAAGAAGTTGAAGTAGGAAATCAGACAAACATTGACATCACACTAACCCCTGATGCAGAGCAATTAGATGAGATTGTTGTAGTTGGTTATGGTGTCCAAAAGAAAAGCGTTGTAACAGGTGCTATTGCTTCAGTAAAAGAAGCTGATATCGTAAAAACACCTGTTGTAGAGGCTGGACAGGCCCTTCAGGGTAGAACTCCAGGGGTTACTGTAGTTGGAAATAGTGGTCAACCAGGTGCTGGTTTTGACATTAGAGTAAGGGGTACAGGTTCAAATGGAAACAACACGCCATTATATGTAGTTGATGGTCTTCAACTAGATAATATCGATCACCTTAACCCAGGAGATATTTCTTCTATCGAGGTATTGAAAGATGCTGCCTCTGCTGCAGTATACGGTTCAAGAGGTGCGAATGGTGTTGTGATTGTAACAACGAAAAAAGGTAAGGCAGGTAAGCTTACTGTAAATTATGATGGATACTACGGAGTGCAATCAGCGTGGAGAAAAGCACCTGTGCTGAATGCGAAAGAGTATATGATTCTTCATAATGAAGGAGCGATGCACGCGAATAAGTCTTTACCGTTCTCTGCCGAAGAAATGTCATCTAACATGGTGGACACGGATTGGCAAGATCAAATTTATGATACAGCTCCAATCACCAACCATACAGTACAAGTTTCTGGAGGATCAGAAGTATCAAGCTATCTTGCAAGTGTAAACTATTTTGGTCAGCAAGGTTTTGTGGCTCCAGAAAAGTCACAGTTCGATCGTTTCACAATGCGTTTGAATTCTTCGCATCAGTTGTCTGACTATGTAAAGTTTGGTCAAAACTTATCTTATACAAGAAGTACAAAACAAGGGATTAACGAGCAGAACGAATTTGGTTCTGTCTTACAGAATGCAATTCTTCATGATCCTTTAACTCCAGCCATTATCACTAATCCTGAGATCGCAGCAGAATATTCATCATTGTCTCCTTCAGCAGTAAGAGATGCAAATGGTAACTATTATGGTATCTCACAAAGAAACCTTAGAGAGATTGTCAATCCTTTAGCTAGGATTCAAAATACATATGATGAGAATATTCATTCAAGTCTTTATGGAAACGGTTTCTTAGAAGTAACGCCAGGTATTGAAGGTTTGAAAGTAAGAACTGATGTAGGTTTCAAATTGAGTAATGGAAACAACAGAGGATATACGCCTGAAGCATATTACAATGTAGTGAATACAGTTACCGCAGATGGTGTGTGGCAAGGTTCATATGAGAATGTTGAATTGCAATGGGAAAACATTGTCTCATATGATAAGACGATTGACAAACATACATTCGGAGTTCTATTAGGAACTACTTTGATTGATAGACAAGGAAAATGGTTCAGTGGTAACCGTACAAATCTTCAAATCAAAGGTTGGGACTATGCTTATTTAGCAAATGGTGCTGATGACGAAACTCAAAAAAGTAACAGTGGATTTTGGCAACACAGAATGCTATCTTACTTCGGTAGACTAACTTATAACTACGATGAGAAGTATATGTTGAATGCAGTTTTACGTTATGACGGTTCAACAAACTTTGGTACAAATAACCAATTTGGTCTTTTCACATCTATTCAAGGTGGTTGGGTAGTTTCAAGAGAGAATTTCTTAGTAGATAACGATGTACTTACATTCTTGAAGTTGAGAGCTGGTTATGGTGAAACAGGTAATGAGTCTATTGAAGCATTTGCTTATTTACCATTGGTAGGAGCAACTACAAACTACATTATTGGTTCTGCTGAGACACCAACAACGGGTTTCGCTCAAAATAAACTAGCAAACCCTAATTTACAGTGGGAGCACGCACAAGAGGTTAACTTTGGTATTGATGCAGGTTTATGGAATGATAAGTTGACAATGAACTTAGATGCTTATCAAAGAACACGTAAAAACCTTCTAGGACTTCAGCCAATTCCAGCTTATACAGGTATCGGACAGCCAAGCGCTAACTTAGGTGAAGTTCGTAACCAAGGTATTGAATTAGCTTTAGCTTACAGAAAAAGAGAAGGAGACTTCCACTACGAAATTGCAGCAAATGTTGCTTACAACGACAATGAAGTACAAAAAGTAGCTACAGGAGATGGTAGAATTTATGGTGACGGAGCATTCCAATATGACGGACAGTTGGTAATGGAACAAGGTCACGCACTACCTTATTTCTATGGCTATAAGACAAATGGTATTATTCAAAATCAAACTGAAGCAGATGCTTACAATGAAGCATTTGGTCAGAAAGCTGTTCCAGGAGATATCCGTTTTGTAGATACAAATGGTGATGGTGTGATTGACGGCGATGACCGTACAGATATCGGAGATCCTCAGCACGATTGGACATTCGGTTTGAATATTAGCATGGACTATAAAGGTTTTGACTTTAGCATGTTCTGGCAAGGACAGCAAGGAGCAATGTTGTTCAATGCCACACAGCGTCTTGAGCTTGTAGCAGACCAAAACTACAATGCTAGATATTTAAATCGTTGGACAGGAGAAGGTAGTACAAATAGTTTCCCAAGATTCACTCATAATGATACAAACGGAAACTTCACAAGAATCAACGATATGGTACACCTTGAAGATGCTTCTTACCTACGTCTGAAAAACATCCAAATAGGGTATACACTTCCTCAAAATATTTGTGCAAAAGCAGGAATGACCAAAGCTAGATTCTACTTATCTGTACAAAATGCTTTCACATTTACAGAATACACAGGTCTAGATCCTGAAGTAGGTCATGGTAGCGCTATGGGAATTGGTTTTGACCGTGGTTCTTACCCACAAGCAAGAACATTCTTACTTGGTACAAACATTTCTTTCTAG
- a CDS encoding RagB/SusD family nutrient uptake outer membrane protein: MKLKSIYVGLSLFCAVGATSCSDFLEIDPKDQVTSESFYKTPDDAYKALIGIYEKLRSDYNVTYIPMGLNSGVMSDDMYTGGGGASDMLAWQRMARFESSPATNDVAMQLWSKCFTGIQRANSLIQKYDEIEFKVSEEGIKNNYLGEARFLRAHYYFELARFFENIPLIEEPYIDESWRDAIQATPEELYGFITAEMIASIDLMSEAYDAEGTRLVDEGRLSKYAAMAELAKVYAFYTGYYNTADLPVRSTEENGSKTSFSLDEALAMTQTIITNSGSSLEANYADLFGANGDNSQEVLFEIPFTATGSGDWGDTSLGNMFCQMAGPRGYSSGLLKEGWGFGTPTRSLEAEFEVGDSRKSATIVYAKELLDIQQAEGTAPSLAPNYNYTSMFNMKYTTHSDAFYDVNSALNWGINYHYIRLADVILLAAEFELAKGNVSGATDYVNQVRSRAGLAGVASVDLDAIYHERRVELAFEGHRYFDLLRRGLDYAKSKIDVTNYSLTAPTENGGIYVNSDNQNLTGDLGDPSTFEVNFDLSKKGFLPIPQSEIDLNSNLKQNAGY; the protein is encoded by the coding sequence ATGAAACTAAAATCTATATATGTCGGACTCAGCCTGTTTTGTGCAGTAGGAGCGACTTCATGTTCTGACTTTTTAGAAATTGATCCGAAAGATCAAGTAACTTCTGAGAGTTTTTATAAAACTCCAGACGATGCTTACAAAGCTTTGATCGGTATCTACGAAAAACTTAGAAGTGACTACAACGTGACTTATATCCCAATGGGATTGAACTCAGGGGTAATGTCAGACGATATGTACACTGGAGGCGGTGGAGCTTCAGATATGTTAGCGTGGCAACGTATGGCTCGTTTTGAATCATCTCCAGCTACAAATGACGTAGCAATGCAGCTTTGGAGTAAATGTTTTACAGGTATCCAAAGAGCAAACTCATTGATTCAAAAATATGATGAGATTGAGTTTAAAGTAAGTGAGGAAGGAATCAAGAATAACTACCTAGGGGAAGCACGTTTTTTGAGAGCTCATTATTACTTTGAATTGGCTCGTTTCTTTGAGAATATTCCATTGATTGAAGAACCATACATTGATGAGAGCTGGAGAGATGCAATACAAGCAACACCAGAAGAACTTTATGGCTTCATTACAGCAGAAATGATTGCATCAATAGATTTAATGTCAGAAGCTTATGATGCTGAAGGCACTCGTCTTGTTGATGAAGGTAGGCTATCAAAATATGCTGCAATGGCAGAGTTAGCTAAAGTATATGCGTTCTATACAGGCTATTACAATACGGCTGATTTGCCAGTAAGATCAACAGAAGAAAATGGTAGTAAAACATCATTCTCTTTAGATGAAGCGTTAGCAATGACTCAAACGATCATTACTAATTCAGGATCATCTTTAGAAGCAAATTATGCTGATCTATTTGGTGCAAATGGAGATAATTCTCAAGAAGTTTTATTTGAAATTCCATTTACAGCTACAGGTTCAGGTGACTGGGGTGATACTTCTCTAGGAAATATGTTTTGCCAAATGGCAGGGCCAAGAGGTTACTCTAGTGGTTTGTTAAAAGAAGGTTGGGGATTTGGAACACCAACAAGGTCTTTGGAAGCTGAATTTGAAGTTGGAGATTCTAGAAAATCAGCAACTATTGTTTATGCAAAAGAGCTTCTAGATATTCAGCAAGCTGAAGGAACAGCTCCTTCATTGGCTCCGAATTACAATTATACTTCAATGTTCAATATGAAGTATACTACACATTCTGATGCATTTTATGATGTGAATTCAGCATTGAACTGGGGAATTAATTATCACTATATCAGACTTGCAGATGTGATTCTTTTAGCTGCAGAGTTTGAGCTTGCAAAAGGTAATGTGTCAGGAGCTACAGATTATGTAAATCAAGTAAGATCACGTGCAGGTTTAGCAGGAGTAGCGTCAGTTGATTTGGATGCAATTTATCATGAACGTCGTGTAGAATTAGCATTTGAAGGTCACCGTTATTTCGATTTGCTAAGAAGAGGTCTTGATTATGCAAAATCTAAGATTGATGTAACTAATTATTCACTAACAGCACCAACTGAAAATGGCGGTATTTATGTGAATAGCGATAATCAGAATTTGACAGGAGACCTTGGAGACCCTTCTACTTTTGAAGTTAATTTTGATCTTTCAAAGAAAGGATTCCTTCCAATTCCTCAGTCTGAAATTGACTTGAATTCAAATCTTAAGCAAAACGCAGGTTATTAA
- a CDS encoding PKD domain-containing protein, whose amino-acid sequence MKKLNIYLLLTAILFAVGCTPESAEIGPAPTEADVKFSFTPKADQPNVVFFTNETPNSTAVWNFGNSVTAKGDEVKAEYPVKGDYTVTLTVYTKSGAASSTQVVSIADNDYSFFEAEEFTFLTGGLQAIEGKTWVWDQTVSGHMGIGPADGSTPEWWAASPGQKGGLGVYDDEITFSLDGFSFDLENNGDTYAKDYVQAELEALGGVVTQSDDDITLDIDFDQANWTWTMTEKGGVGYLIFNGGAFPSWHTGGSQEYEIVTLNNDELYLRTIGGDGNAWYYGFIRKGFERPTAPDPEPEPEPEKELKAEDFYEDFEGNSNITWFTEEVEEFDVAFANPLVGGANTSATVAKYLRTGANEWANAQIHFDYKLDLSTRNFITLKVLIPEDNDYVTENGGAVGGPLLPRLSLKLQDSSHGAPWETQYEVYHELTEDQLGKWVVLSFDFSGAADRTDFDKIIVQFGGEGHFSAGTFYLDDIELQ is encoded by the coding sequence ATGAAAAAATTAAATATATATCTACTGCTCACCGCAATACTTTTTGCGGTGGGTTGTACACCAGAGTCAGCTGAAATTGGCCCTGCTCCAACAGAAGCAGATGTGAAATTCAGCTTTACACCAAAAGCTGACCAACCGAATGTCGTTTTCTTTACCAATGAGACTCCAAACTCTACGGCCGTGTGGAACTTTGGAAATAGCGTAACAGCAAAAGGTGATGAAGTAAAGGCAGAATATCCTGTAAAAGGCGATTATACAGTGACACTAACTGTGTATACAAAAAGTGGTGCAGCTTCATCAACTCAAGTGGTTTCTATTGCAGATAATGATTATTCATTTTTCGAGGCTGAAGAGTTTACGTTTTTGACAGGTGGTTTACAAGCTATTGAAGGTAAGACTTGGGTGTGGGATCAAACAGTTTCTGGTCATATGGGTATCGGACCCGCTGATGGTTCAACACCTGAATGGTGGGCTGCTTCTCCAGGTCAAAAAGGTGGACTAGGTGTATATGATGACGAAATTACTTTTAGCTTAGACGGATTCTCTTTTGATTTAGAGAACAATGGTGATACTTATGCTAAAGATTATGTACAAGCTGAACTAGAAGCTTTGGGTGGAGTAGTCACACAGTCAGATGATGATATCACGCTTGATATTGATTTTGACCAAGCAAATTGGACATGGACAATGACTGAAAAAGGTGGCGTAGGCTATCTTATCTTTAATGGTGGCGCATTTCCTTCATGGCATACAGGTGGTAGTCAAGAATATGAAATTGTAACGTTGAATAATGACGAACTTTATTTACGTACAATCGGTGGTGATGGTAATGCTTGGTATTATGGTTTCATTCGTAAAGGGTTTGAACGACCAACAGCTCCTGATCCAGAGCCAGAACCAGAGCCAGAAAAAGAGTTGAAAGCAGAAGACTTCTATGAAGATTTCGAAGGAAACTCGAATATTACTTGGTTTACAGAGGAAGTGGAAGAGTTTGATGTAGCATTTGCTAACCCATTAGTTGGAGGGGCAAATACGTCAGCAACAGTAGCAAAATATCTTCGTACGGGAGCTAATGAATGGGCAAATGCTCAAATACACTTCGATTATAAATTAGATTTGAGCACTAGAAACTTCATTACATTGAAGGTGTTGATTCCAGAAGATAATGATTATGTAACGGAGAATGGTGGTGCAGTAGGAGGTCCATTATTACCTAGGTTATCATTGAAGTTACAAGATTCGTCACACGGAGCACCTTGGGAAACGCAGTATGAAGTATATCATGAACTTACAGAAGATCAGTTAGGCAAGTGGGTTGTACTTTCATTTGATTTTAGCGGCGCTGCAGACCGTACTGATTTTGATAAAATCATTGTACAGTTTGGTGGAGAAGGTCATTTCTCTGCAGGTACATTCTACCTAGATGATATTGAATTGCAATAA